Proteins co-encoded in one Zalophus californianus isolate mZalCal1 chromosome 9, mZalCal1.pri.v2, whole genome shotgun sequence genomic window:
- the LOC113922180 gene encoding 40S ribosomal protein SA-like produces the protein MSEALDVLQMKEEDVLKFLAAGTHLGGTNLDFQIEQYIYKRKSYGIYIINLKRTWEKLLLAARAIVAIENPADVSVISSRNTGQRAVLKFAAATGATPIAGRFTPRTFTNQIQAAFREPRLLVVTDPRADHQPLTEASYVNLPTIALYNTDSPLCYVDIAIPCNNKGAHSVGLMWWMLAREVLCMHGTISQEHPWEVMPDLYFYRDPEEIEKEEQAAAEKAVTKEEFQGEWTALAPEFTATQPEVTDWSEGTQVPSVPFQQFPTEDWSAQPATEDWSAAPTAQATEWVGTTTEWS, from the coding sequence ATGTCCGAAGCCCTTGATGTCctgcaaatgaaggaggaggatgtCCTCAAATTCCTTGCAGCAGGAACCCATTTAGGTGGCACCAACCTTGACTTTCAAATCGAACAGtacatctacaaaaggaaaagttATGGTATCTACATCATAAATCTGAAGAGAACCTGGGAGAAGCTTCTGCTGGCAGCTCGTGCCATTGTTGCCATTGAAAACCCAGCTGATGTCAGTGTCATATCGTCCAGGAATACTGGCCAGCGAGCTGTGCTGAAATTTGCTGCTGCTACCGGAGCCACTCCTATTGCAGGCCGCTTCACTCCTAGAACCTTCACTAACcagatccaggcagccttccGGGAGCCAAGACTTCTGGTGGTTACTGATCCCAGGGCTGACCACCAGCCTCTTACAGAGGCGTCCTATGTTAACCTGCCTACCATTGCTCTGTATAACACAGACTCTCCTCTGTGCTATGTGGACATTGCCATCCCTTGCAACAACAAGGGAGCTCACTCAGTGGGTCTGATGTGGTGGATGCTGGCCAGGGAAGTTCTGTGCATGCATGGCACCATTTCCCAAGAACACCCATGGGAGGTCATGCCTGATCTCTACTTCTACAGAGATcctgaagagattgaaaaggaagagcaggccGCTGCTGAAAAGGCTGTGACCAAGGAGGAATTTCAGGGTGAATGGACAGCTCTAGCTCCTGAGTTCACTGCTACTCAGCCTGAAGTCACAGACTGGTCTGAAGGCACGCAGGTGCCCTCAGTGCCTTTTCAGCAGTTCCCTACTGAAGACTGGAGTGCCCAGCCGGCCACTGAAGACTggtctgcagctcccactgctcaggCCACTGAATGGGTAGGAACAACCACTGAGTGGTCTTAA